One window of the Carassius auratus strain Wakin chromosome 20, ASM336829v1, whole genome shotgun sequence genome contains the following:
- the eif2s1b gene encoding eukaryotic translation initiation factor 2 subunit 1b has product MPGLSCRFYQHRFPEVEDVVMVNVRSIAEMGAYVSLLEYNNIEGMILLSELSRRRIRSINKLIRIGRNECVVVIRVDKEKGYIDLSKRRVSPEEAIKCEDKFTKSKTVYSILRHVAEVLEYTKDEQLESLFQRTAWVFDEKYKKPGYGAYDVFKQAVSDPAILDGLDLTEEERDVLIDNINRRLTPQAVKIRADIEVACYGYEGIDAVKDALRAGLNCSTEVMPIKINLIAPPRYVMTTTTLERTEGLSVLHQAMTAIKERIEEKRGVFNVQMEPKVVTDTDETELQRQLERLERENAEVDGDDDAEEMEAKTDE; this is encoded by the exons ATGCCGGGCCTCAGCTGTAGGTTTTATCAGCACCGCTTCCCCGAGGTGGAGGACGTGGTGATGGTGAACGTCCGCTCCATCGCTGAGATGGGTGCGTATGTGAGTCTCCTGGAGTACAACAACATCGAGGGCATGATCCTGCTGAGCGAACTGTCCCGCAGACGCATCCGCTCCATCAACAAACTCATCCGCATCGGACGCAACGAGTGTGTGGTGGTCATCAGAGTGGACAAAGAGAAGG GATACATTGATTTGTCCAAGAGAAGAGTGTCTCCGGAAGAAGCCATCAAGTGTGAGGACAAATTCACCAAATCTAAAACG GTGTACAGTATTTTACGGCATGTGGCTGAAGTGTTGGAGTACACTAAAGACGAACAGCTGGAGAGTTTGTTCCAGCGAACCGCTTGGGTGTTTGATGAGAAATACAAGAAACCTGGATATGGTGCCTACGATGTCTTCAAACAGGCCGTGTC CGATCCTGCCATCCTGGACGGTTTGGATCTGACGGAGGAGGAGAGGGATGTGCTCATCGATAACATCAACAGACGCCTCACGCCACAGGCCGTCAAAATCAGAGCGG ATATTGAGGTGGCGTGTTATGGATATGAAGGCATTGATGCTGTCAAAGACGCGCTGAGGGCGGGGCTTAACTGCTCCACAGAGGTCATGCCAATCAAG ATCAACCTGATCGCACCGCCGCGGTACGTCATGACCACCACCACACTGGAGCGCACCGAGGGTCTGTCGGTGCTCCACCAGGCCATGACCGCCATCAAGGAGCGCATCGAGGAGAAGCGAGGAGTCTTCAATGTCCAGATGGAG CCTAAAGTGGTGACGGACACAGACGAGACGGAGCTGCAGCGTCAGCTCGAGCGTCTGGAGCGAGAGAACGCCGAGGTGGACGGAGACGACGACGCCGAGGAGATGGAGGCCAAGACTGACGAGTAG